In Massilistercora timonensis, the following are encoded in one genomic region:
- a CDS encoding SRPBCC family protein, producing the protein MAVSNIKALIPVELHTVWDFVLDIENYAAWRSDLSKTVVISDRQFIEYTKDGYPTTFTVTLVEPYRRWEFDMENSNMTGHWTGVFTAKGSETEIDFTEQVEAKKWLLKPFVKSYLKKQQAQFVVDIRKALGGSNL; encoded by the coding sequence ATGGCGGTTTCAAATATAAAAGCGCTGATTCCCGTCGAACTTCACACAGTGTGGGATTTTGTTTTGGACATTGAGAATTACGCTGCCTGGAGAAGTGACTTGAGTAAAACAGTAGTTATCAGTGACAGGCAATTTATCGAATATACTAAAGACGGATATCCTACGACCTTTACCGTGACGCTTGTTGAGCCATACAGACGATGGGAATTTGATATGGAAAACAGCAATATGACAGGCCATTGGACTGGCGTTTTTACTGCCAAAGGAAGTGAAACAGAGATAGATTTTACGGAGCAAGTGGAAGCGAAGAAATGGTTGCTAAAACCCTTTGTGAAATCATATTTGAAAAAACAGCAGGCACAATTTGTTGTGGATATAAGAAAAGCATTGGGAGGAAGCAACCTATGA
- a CDS encoding DUF3795 domain-containing protein yields MKRELGIARCGLACCLCTENPECNGCGSNGCPDNDSCENKKCSIAKGLTHCYECEEDCRKGLLSKIKPYTFSLFAKKYGEEKLLDCLERNEKNGVVYHREGINGDYDDFDDVEQLMNFILTGAR; encoded by the coding sequence ATGAAACGGGAATTAGGAATTGCCAGATGTGGCCTTGCATGCTGTTTATGCACAGAGAATCCGGAGTGCAATGGATGTGGATCAAACGGCTGCCCGGATAATGATTCTTGTGAGAATAAAAAATGTTCAATTGCAAAAGGGCTGACACATTGTTATGAGTGTGAAGAAGATTGCAGAAAAGGATTATTGAGCAAAATTAAGCCATATACATTTAGCCTGTTTGCCAAAAAGTATGGAGAGGAAAAGCTTCTGGATTGTTTGGAGAGAAATGAGAAAAATGGTGTTGTGTATCATCGAGAGGGTATAAACGGGGATTATGATGACTTTGATGATGTAGAACAGTTGATGAATTTTATCTTAACGGGAGCGCGATAG
- a CDS encoding DUF3658 domain-containing protein yields the protein MIEVLFGESEAASMKAAKTKVILGHVSGPTSVWKSGKKTPPERPFSGWVEGTVEEVICLGFMLDIGNIKEAVDSQYRKHLIYSMYAQNQYGKNPEIDEELKLAGEVYTNELLRLRKYLEDGEIIRIWYSDAPYSRCGFYSLCQMLKNYKNEIHVVKLPEYVVRKTSVISYRNWGEVSAEEFAGFLSFERILTKEEVGIYALLWAELTEDNSPLRAVINGRITGVQEDFYDFLIWKKLTYKPVKEARLIGDILGNFQIGMGDWWFAKRIEYFIQQDKIKVLEDSENKYARVICMADGRG from the coding sequence ATGATTGAAGTATTATTTGGAGAAAGCGAAGCAGCCTCCATGAAAGCTGCAAAAACTAAGGTAATATTGGGGCATGTAAGTGGACCAACATCGGTATGGAAGTCAGGGAAAAAGACACCGCCAGAGAGACCTTTTAGTGGTTGGGTAGAAGGGACGGTGGAAGAAGTGATCTGTCTTGGTTTTATGCTGGATATTGGTAATATCAAAGAGGCCGTAGACAGTCAGTACCGGAAACATCTGATTTATTCCATGTACGCACAAAATCAATATGGTAAGAATCCGGAAATAGATGAAGAACTGAAATTGGCAGGGGAAGTTTACACGAATGAATTATTGCGTTTGAGAAAGTATCTCGAAGATGGAGAGATAATCCGGATATGGTACAGCGACGCGCCTTATTCCAGATGTGGCTTTTATAGTCTGTGTCAGATGCTGAAAAACTATAAGAATGAGATTCATGTCGTAAAACTTCCTGAATATGTAGTAAGAAAAACGAGTGTTATTTCATATAGAAACTGGGGCGAAGTCTCGGCGGAGGAATTTGCGGGGTTCTTATCCTTTGAAAGGATACTGACCAAAGAAGAGGTGGGGATATATGCGCTGTTATGGGCAGAATTAACAGAGGACAACAGCCCGCTCAGAGCTGTGATAAATGGAAGAATTACCGGTGTTCAAGAAGATTTTTATGATTTTTTGATATGGAAAAAACTTACATATAAGCCAGTCAAAGAGGCAAGATTGATAGGCGATATTCTTGGGAATTTTCAGATAGGCATGGGCGACTGGTGGTTTGCAAAGCGAATCGAATATTTTATTCAGCAGGATAAAATTAAGGTATTGGAAGATTCCGAAAACAAATATGCGAGAGTGATTTGTATGGCAGATGGCAGAGGATAG
- a CDS encoding GNAT family N-acetyltransferase yields the protein MKEIRKEDRTSLLVEQLLDVWERSVRETHLFLSDGEIEEIKKYVPAALTAVPDLIVEINTEGTPIAFMGIDGRKLEMLFVAPEERGRGLGRKLLEYGITEYGVKELTVNEQNPQAKGFYEHMGFRVRERSEIDEQGNPYPILFMELQ from the coding sequence ATGAAGGAAATCAGAAAAGAAGACAGAACGTCCTTGCTAGTAGAGCAGTTGCTTGACGTATGGGAAAGATCAGTAAGGGAAACTCATCTGTTCTTATCTGACGGGGAAATTGAAGAAATCAAAAAATACGTGCCGGCTGCCCTGACTGCCGTGCCTGATTTAATCGTTGAAATCAATACAGAAGGAACGCCCATTGCTTTTATGGGGATTGACGGCAGAAAGCTGGAAATGCTGTTTGTTGCGCCTGAAGAGCGGGGCAGGGGATTGGGAAGAAAGCTACTGGAATATGGCATTACAGAATATGGCGTCAAAGAACTGACTGTCAATGAGCAGAATCCACAGGCAAAAGGATTTTATGAGCATATGGGATTCCGGGTTCGGGAAAGGTCAGAGATTGACGAGCAGGGGAATCCGTACCCCATCTTGTTTATGGAATTACAATAG
- a CDS encoding DUF5655 domain-containing protein, producing the protein MDTATLSFFEQQPEALPLYEAFAGAVMDQYPDTRIKVQKSQISFSNRYLFACVSFARVKKKKELPDPYLVITLGMPYPLESPRVAVKTEPYPGRWTTHIVIGSADEVDEELLGWVAEAYTFASTK; encoded by the coding sequence ATGGATACAGCTACACTTTCATTTTTTGAACAGCAGCCGGAAGCGCTTCCGCTGTATGAAGCATTTGCAGGCGCAGTTATGGATCAATATCCGGACACAAGGATTAAAGTGCAGAAATCACAGATATCCTTTTCAAACCGGTATCTCTTTGCCTGCGTATCTTTTGCCCGGGTGAAAAAGAAGAAAGAGCTGCCAGACCCCTACCTTGTGATCACGCTTGGCATGCCTTATCCGCTGGAATCTCCCCGGGTGGCCGTGAAGACAGAACCTTATCCGGGGCGGTGGACGACGCATATCGTGATCGGATCAGCAGATGAGGTGGATGAAGAACTGCTGGGCTGGGTAGCAGAGGCATATACCTTTGCGAGTACGAAATAA
- a CDS encoding helix-turn-helix transcriptional regulator, which yields MRQQTFGTMIAALRKEQGMTQLELAEKMGVTDKAVSKWERDLSFPDVNSLPKLAEIFHVSVDELMQVKTDTKGKGEEKQKTAEIVDLALKGVALAMGVAVVVLSILNEMESDSAVRMLGIGLACLAVAQLAQKKDGRE from the coding sequence ATGAGACAACAGACATTTGGAACGATGATCGCAGCGCTTCGAAAGGAACAGGGAATGACCCAGCTTGAGCTTGCGGAGAAAATGGGAGTTACAGACAAGGCAGTGTCAAAATGGGAGCGGGATCTGTCCTTTCCTGATGTAAACAGCCTTCCCAAACTGGCAGAGATCTTTCATGTCTCTGTAGATGAACTGATGCAGGTGAAAACGGATACAAAGGGAAAGGGAGAAGAGAAGCAAAAAACCGCTGAGATCGTGGATCTTGCATTAAAAGGCGTTGCCCTGGCGATGGGAGTTGCGGTTGTGGTTCTTTCCATTCTTAATGAGATGGAAAGTGACAGCGCCGTCCGCATGCTTGGAATTGGGCTGGCCTGTCTGGCGGTCGCACAGCTGGCGCAGAAGAAAGATGGCAGGGAATAG
- a CDS encoding suppressor of fused domain protein, with the protein MTKEEYRKRMDEDNEWAPGWDAIEAEFDRLYPGKEPAHYGTEIHARAIFGGDNYLDGYSLYDSGEGYQHIVTFGMSELYTDEEAFGGEYSRWGYEMTIKLKEEKAEDCLWALDMLSNLARYTYTSERFFEAGECVPGNGTSLHIGTDSAITALITVNDTSAQTLDTVHGQVEFIQFVGITETELDAIRKDRNNLPVLVERMKNDNPELITDMKRTFSYL; encoded by the coding sequence ATGACCAAAGAAGAATACAGGAAAAGGATGGACGAAGATAACGAATGGGCGCCGGGATGGGATGCCATCGAGGCGGAATTTGACCGGTTATATCCTGGGAAGGAACCCGCTCATTATGGTACGGAGATTCACGCGAGAGCAATATTTGGCGGGGATAATTATCTTGACGGATATTCCCTTTATGATTCGGGAGAAGGTTATCAGCATATAGTCACATTTGGAATGAGCGAACTTTATACCGATGAAGAAGCTTTTGGAGGCGAATACAGCAGATGGGGCTATGAGATGACGATAAAGCTGAAGGAAGAAAAAGCGGAAGACTGTCTCTGGGCGCTGGATATGCTGTCCAATCTTGCCCGGTATACTTATACAAGCGAGCGGTTCTTTGAAGCCGGAGAGTGTGTGCCAGGAAACGGGACGTCCCTTCATATCGGGACGGATTCCGCCATCACAGCGCTTATTACCGTGAACGATACTTCGGCCCAGACACTGGATACGGTACATGGACAGGTTGAATTTATCCAGTTTGTGGGAATAACGGAAACGGAACTGGATGCGATCCGGAAAGACCGGAACAATCTTCCGGTTCTGGTGGAAAGGATGAAGAATGATAATCCGGAACTAATAACGGATATGAAGAGAACATTTTCTTATCTGTAA
- a CDS encoding helix-turn-helix transcriptional regulator, which yields MLNENLKAIRKSKGLSQEELAVKLNVVRQTISKWENGLSVPDSDMLIAISEALETSVSTLLGETAAVPEAGDLKAISEKLEIINLQLAQRKETRRKIFHWLFVFVCVVIAAGFAALIVLNSPYLGWDYSNPETAVAGVASHAFEWLFVRLAPLILTGAALGMFLTRKKV from the coding sequence ATGTTAAATGAAAACTTGAAAGCGATCCGAAAATCAAAAGGACTCTCACAAGAAGAACTTGCGGTCAAGCTGAATGTAGTGCGCCAAACCATCTCCAAATGGGAAAACGGATTGTCGGTCCCCGACTCTGATATGCTGATCGCCATATCGGAAGCGCTTGAAACTTCCGTAAGCACTCTGCTGGGAGAAACTGCCGCGGTACCGGAAGCCGGGGATCTAAAAGCAATTTCTGAGAAACTGGAGATTATAAACCTGCAGCTTGCGCAAAGGAAGGAGACAAGGCGAAAAATATTTCACTGGCTCTTTGTCTTTGTATGTGTGGTCATTGCGGCGGGTTTTGCGGCCTTGATCGTGTTAAACAGCCCCTATTTAGGCTGGGACTACAGCAATCCGGAAACGGCCGTTGCGGGAGTCGCTTCTCATGCGTTTGAATGGCTGTTTGTCAGACTGGCGCCGCTTATTCTTACAGGGGCGGCCTTGGGGATGTTTTTGACCAGAAAAAAAGTATAG
- a CDS encoding GNAT family N-acetyltransferase: MIQRRDIQETIYKYIAKQMNCGIQDLHAGETIFIEDDNKPEKYIKILSIEDINIITLSSDLFSDGMRQLCGKSRDELYESNYVFGQTLHYVPDINQMKLLPFAEGYTFELLIDDEIRKLYGIRGFDNSLSFDENGSTSTCIVLYAKKDDDIIALAGASFVNHELREVGIDVKKAFRGKKLASLLVHNLTVEILKQGKIPFYSASVTNIASQAVAIRSGYMPLWTDTFGVREIV, from the coding sequence ATGATTCAGCGGCGAGATATACAAGAGACAATTTATAAGTATATTGCAAAACAAATGAATTGCGGTATACAGGATTTACATGCGGGTGAAACGATTTTTATCGAGGATGATAATAAACCGGAAAAGTATATAAAAATCCTAAGTATTGAGGATATAAATATTATCACCCTGTCTTCAGATTTATTTTCTGACGGGATGAGACAGCTTTGCGGAAAAAGCCGGGATGAACTATATGAGAGCAATTATGTGTTTGGCCAGACCTTGCATTATGTTCCTGATATAAATCAGATGAAGCTATTGCCTTTTGCTGAAGGGTATACCTTCGAATTACTCATTGACGATGAAATCAGGAAACTATATGGGATCAGAGGATTTGACAATTCGTTATCATTTGATGAGAATGGCAGTACTTCAACATGCATTGTCCTTTACGCCAAAAAAGACGATGATATTATCGCGCTGGCAGGGGCCTCCTTTGTAAATCATGAACTGCGGGAAGTTGGAATTGATGTTAAGAAGGCGTTCCGAGGAAAAAAGCTGGCTTCTCTATTGGTACATAATCTGACGGTTGAAATATTGAAACAAGGGAAAATACCATTTTACAGTGCTTCTGTGACAAATATCGCATCCCAGGCAGTCGCGATACGAAGTGGTTATATGCCTTTATGGACGGATACCTTTGGCGTTCGCGAGATTGTATGA
- a CDS encoding helix-turn-helix transcriptional regulator, with translation MSIGKTILNVRKEKGMSQEEFGELFHVTRQTVSNWENEKNYPDLNTLVTMSDMFEISLDKLLKEDKQMVKTIDKERLYGKYYKHKQSIIDFFTGAGTGLVISCCISPDSIRRTVILCIGIAMFLIGGVKKLRWDKEVVKYLEKQEKEQ, from the coding sequence ATGAGTATTGGAAAAACAATATTAAATGTTCGAAAGGAAAAAGGAATGTCACAGGAGGAATTCGGCGAATTATTTCATGTTACCAGACAGACGGTATCAAATTGGGAGAATGAAAAAAACTATCCAGATTTGAATACGTTAGTAACTATGAGTGATATGTTTGAAATTTCTCTAGATAAATTATTGAAGGAGGACAAACAAATGGTAAAAACAATAGATAAGGAAAGATTATACGGGAAGTATTATAAACATAAGCAATCTATTATTGATTTTTTTACAGGTGCTGGTACAGGACTAGTGATTTCGTGTTGTATTTCTCCAGATTCAATTAGAAGAACGGTTATACTTTGCATTGGGATTGCGATGTTTTTAATTGGTGGAGTTAAGAAACTTAGATGGGACAAAGAGGTTGTTAAGTATCTGGAAAAGCAAGAAAAGGAGCAATAA
- the rlmH gene encoding 23S rRNA (pseudouridine(1915)-N(3))-methyltransferase RlmH: MKITLITVGKIKEKYLKDGIAEYSKRLSRYCKLEIIEVADEKTPDQASETVEEQIRDKEGERILKYLKDDMYVITLEIDGKQLSSEELADKMAALGLQGKSHIAFVIGGSIGLGREVLKRADESLSFSKMTFPHQLMRVILLEQVYRGYRIINGEPYHK; the protein is encoded by the coding sequence ATGAAGATCACACTGATCACAGTGGGGAAGATAAAGGAAAAGTATCTGAAAGATGGGATCGCCGAGTACAGCAAGCGGCTAAGCCGTTACTGTAAGCTGGAGATCATCGAGGTGGCGGATGAAAAGACGCCGGATCAGGCCAGCGAGACGGTGGAAGAACAGATCCGGGATAAGGAAGGGGAACGGATCTTGAAATATCTCAAAGACGATATGTATGTGATCACTCTTGAGATTGACGGAAAACAGCTTTCATCGGAAGAACTTGCAGACAAGATGGCCGCTCTTGGACTGCAGGGGAAAAGCCATATTGCTTTTGTGATCGGCGGCTCTATCGGATTGGGCAGAGAAGTCCTTAAGCGGGCGGACGAATCCTTAAGTTTTTCCAAAATGACGTTTCCCCATCAGCTGATGCGGGTGATCCTGCTGGAGCAGGTGTACCGGGGATATCGGATCATAAATGGAGAGCCGTATCATAAATAA
- a CDS encoding UvrD-helicase domain-containing protein has product MNNDRFFDGAWFLEFVTEKLKRCLEAVEDSLRKGKEEITSMHEYYWENYAEMDQYGYEDYDNQQALLHQVNANQEILRKRHRYQSMLDAPFFGRVDFRFEGELDTEPIYIGIGNFDERDGRLPLIYDWRAPVSSLFYDFDRGPASYEAPGGVVCGEICGKWQYKIRHGKMVYGFESDTKIDDEILKQELGNNGDVKLKNIVRTIQKEQNKIIRNTRDEILVIQGAAGSGKTSIALHRIAYLLYHDRENLTSSNILILSPNGVFADYISHILPELGEEKIREMSFDLFAYHELRDTAADCEDKYDQLERMMKCPDEDQQALFERKQSKEFAGEMEGFLAVLEDRLMDFKEIRFKGMKLTEEELIQMFYFRFQETPLLERAGAVMEHFADAYETLHQRDLTEEELEFLQQKFDSLYVTKDLYEIYNWLLEDLGLPLLPEVPLEKRIISYEDVYPLLYLKYRLRRKASHKRIKHLVIDEMQDYSYLQYVIIENLFSCRMTILGDRAQALSDRPQDVTSFLPGIFGKRLRRINLQKSYRNTVEIARYAQRISGEMDLDLLERHGREVEEKTFPSEDALLAAVGDRLRLEGEHGFETAAVLTLTQEEAYDIYRLLKLKGIPASYVDRDSTSFAPGLTVTTFYLAKGLEFDQVFSLCGDKKNPLWKQARYIAATRALQELYVYETEEGA; this is encoded by the coding sequence ATGAACAACGACAGATTTTTCGACGGAGCCTGGTTTTTGGAGTTTGTGACAGAAAAGTTGAAACGCTGTCTGGAAGCAGTGGAGGACTCTCTCAGAAAAGGAAAAGAAGAGATCACCTCCATGCACGAATATTACTGGGAAAACTATGCGGAGATGGACCAGTACGGCTATGAGGATTACGACAACCAGCAGGCCCTTCTCCATCAGGTGAACGCCAATCAGGAGATCCTTCGCAAAAGACACCGTTATCAGAGTATGCTGGACGCCCCCTTCTTTGGAAGAGTGGATTTCCGGTTTGAGGGAGAACTAGATACGGAGCCCATCTATATTGGGATCGGTAATTTTGACGAAAGAGACGGCAGGCTGCCGCTGATCTATGATTGGAGAGCGCCTGTGAGCAGCTTGTTCTATGATTTCGACCGGGGGCCTGCTTCTTATGAGGCGCCCGGCGGAGTTGTCTGCGGGGAAATATGCGGAAAGTGGCAGTATAAGATCCGTCACGGGAAAATGGTGTACGGGTTTGAGAGCGACACCAAGATCGACGACGAGATCCTGAAGCAGGAGTTGGGCAACAACGGGGATGTGAAGCTGAAAAACATTGTCCGTACCATCCAGAAAGAGCAAAATAAGATCATCCGCAATACCAGGGATGAGATCTTGGTGATCCAGGGTGCGGCAGGAAGCGGGAAGACCTCTATCGCTCTTCATCGGATCGCCTATCTTCTGTATCATGACCGGGAGAACCTTACCTCCTCCAACATCCTGATCCTGTCGCCAAACGGGGTGTTCGCGGACTACATTTCCCATATCCTGCCGGAACTGGGGGAAGAGAAGATCCGGGAAATGAGTTTTGATCTTTTTGCTTACCACGAACTGCGGGACACAGCGGCGGACTGTGAGGATAAGTACGACCAGCTGGAACGGATGATGAAATGCCCGGATGAAGACCAGCAGGCATTGTTTGAGCGGAAGCAGTCCAAGGAATTTGCAGGAGAGATGGAGGGATTCCTGGCAGTTTTGGAGGATCGGCTGATGGATTTCAAAGAGATCCGGTTCAAAGGAATGAAGCTTACTGAGGAAGAACTGATCCAGATGTTTTATTTCCGTTTCCAGGAGACTCCGCTTCTGGAGCGGGCCGGGGCGGTGATGGAGCATTTCGCGGACGCCTATGAGACTTTGCACCAGCGGGATCTTACGGAGGAAGAGCTGGAATTCCTGCAGCAGAAATTTGACAGCCTGTATGTGACCAAAGACCTGTATGAGATCTACAACTGGCTTCTGGAGGATCTGGGGCTGCCCCTGCTGCCGGAGGTTCCTCTGGAGAAGCGGATCATCTCTTATGAGGACGTGTACCCGCTTCTGTATCTCAAATACCGTCTCCGGCGGAAAGCCTCCCACAAGCGGATCAAACATCTGGTGATCGATGAGATGCAGGATTATTCCTATCTCCAGTATGTGATCATCGAGAATCTTTTCTCCTGCAGGATGACCATCCTGGGAGACCGGGCGCAGGCGCTTTCAGACAGGCCTCAGGACGTAACTTCCTTCTTGCCGGGGATCTTCGGGAAGCGGCTTCGCCGGATCAATCTTCAAAAGAGTTACCGCAATACGGTGGAGATCGCCCGGTACGCCCAGCGGATCAGCGGGGAAATGGATCTGGACCTGCTGGAGCGGCATGGTCGGGAGGTGGAAGAGAAGACATTTCCATCGGAGGATGCGCTGCTGGCTGCAGTGGGGGACCGGCTGAGGCTGGAAGGAGAACATGGATTTGAGACTGCAGCGGTCCTTACTCTTACCCAGGAGGAGGCCTATGATATCTATCGGCTGCTGAAGCTTAAGGGGATCCCTGCTTCTTACGTGGACCGGGACAGCACTTCCTTTGCGCCGGGACTTACGGTGACCACCTTCTATCTGGCAAAAGGGCTGGAGTTTGACCAGGTATTCTCTCTGTGCGGGGACAAGAAAAATCCGCTGTGGAAGCAGGCCCGGTATATCGCAGCCACCCGGGCGCTCCAGGAACTCTATGTCTATGAGACAGAGGAAGGCGCATAG
- a CDS encoding ZIP family metal transporter — translation MTVFWGLITPFIGTTLGAACVFFIKRELKPLIQKGLLGFAAGVMVAASVWSLLIPAMEMSEGMGRLAFIPPVAGFLLGIAFLLLLDRIIPHLHIGCEETEGPKCSLKRSTMLVLAVVMHNIPEGISSGAVFAGLATDNASVTLAGAFALSLGIALQNLPEGFIVALPIRAEGSGRGKAFFYGALSGVVEPVAGGITLLLASYIAPALPYLLAFAAGAMIYVVVEELVPESAQGSHSNIGTIGFALGFALMMILDVALG, via the coding sequence ATGACTGTTTTTTGGGGCCTTATCACGCCGTTTATCGGCACAACGCTGGGCGCCGCCTGTGTATTTTTCATCAAAAGAGAACTAAAACCCCTGATCCAGAAGGGACTTCTTGGATTCGCGGCAGGGGTGATGGTGGCGGCCTCGGTGTGGTCGCTTCTGATCCCTGCGATGGAAATGTCGGAAGGCATGGGAAGGTTGGCCTTTATCCCGCCGGTGGCCGGGTTCCTGCTGGGGATCGCCTTTTTGCTCCTGCTGGACCGGATCATCCCGCATCTTCATATCGGCTGTGAAGAGACGGAGGGGCCAAAATGCTCTTTGAAGCGTTCTACCATGCTGGTGCTGGCAGTAGTGATGCACAATATCCCGGAAGGGATCTCCAGCGGCGCGGTATTTGCCGGTCTTGCCACCGATAATGCCAGTGTGACGCTGGCAGGTGCTTTCGCCCTGTCTCTGGGGATCGCACTCCAGAACCTGCCGGAGGGTTTTATCGTTGCGTTGCCTATCCGGGCGGAGGGAAGTGGCAGAGGAAAAGCATTCTTCTATGGTGCTTTATCCGGGGTGGTGGAACCTGTTGCCGGAGGGATCACCCTTCTTCTGGCGTCGTATATCGCGCCGGCTCTTCCCTATCTCCTTGCATTCGCGGCGGGGGCCATGATCTACGTGGTGGTGGAAGAACTGGTGCCGGAATCGGCCCAGGGTTCCCACAGTAATATTGGAACCATCGGATTTGCCCTGGGATTTGCTCTGATGATGATCCTGGACGTGGCTCTGGGGTAG
- the gltA gene encoding NADPH-dependent glutamate synthase → MADVLKRVPVREQDAKVRATNFEEVCYGYNQEEAMEEASRCLNCKNAKCIQGCPVSINIPGFIAKVKDGDIEGAYKVIGESSALPAICGRVCPQESQCECKCIRGIKGEPVSIGKLERFVADYALEHDIKPEKAEKSNGHKVAIIGSGPSGLTCAGDLAKLGYEVTVFEALHELGGVLVYGIPEFRLPKEKVVKKEIEKVKELGVKFETNVVIGKSTTIDQLMEEEGFEAVFIGSGAGLPMFMGIPGETANGVFSANEYLTRSNLMKAFDDSYDTPIVAGKKVAVVGGGNVAMDAARTALRLGAEVHIVYRRSEAELPARVEEVHHAKEEGVIFNLLTNPKEILVDDKGWVKGMKVIKMELGEPDASGRRRPVEIPGSEYEIEVDTVIMSLGTSPNPLIASTTTGLETNRKKCIVADEENGQTSKAYVFAGGDAVTGAATVILAMGAGKAGAKGIHEILSQK, encoded by the coding sequence ATGGCGGATGTATTAAAGAGAGTTCCTGTGAGAGAGCAGGACGCAAAGGTCAGAGCGACGAATTTTGAAGAAGTATGTTACGGATATAATCAGGAGGAGGCCATGGAAGAGGCTTCCCGCTGCCTGAACTGCAAGAATGCCAAATGTATCCAGGGATGTCCGGTATCCATCAACATCCCGGGCTTTATCGCCAAGGTGAAAGACGGCGATATCGAGGGCGCCTACAAGGTGATCGGAGAGTCCTCCGCCCTGCCGGCGATCTGCGGACGTGTCTGCCCACAGGAATCCCAGTGCGAGTGCAAATGTATCCGCGGGATCAAAGGCGAGCCGGTTTCCATCGGAAAACTGGAGCGTTTTGTTGCAGATTATGCCCTGGAGCATGATATCAAACCGGAGAAGGCTGAAAAGAGCAACGGCCACAAAGTAGCGATCATTGGTTCCGGCCCGTCCGGCCTTACCTGCGCCGGCGACCTGGCGAAGCTTGGCTATGAGGTGACGGTTTTTGAGGCTCTTCACGAGCTGGGCGGCGTACTGGTATACGGGATCCCGGAATTCCGTCTTCCCAAAGAGAAGGTAGTGAAGAAAGAGATTGAAAAAGTTAAAGAGCTGGGCGTGAAGTTCGAGACCAATGTGGTGATCGGCAAGTCTACTACCATTGACCAGCTGATGGAAGAGGAAGGCTTTGAGGCAGTCTTTATTGGTTCCGGCGCAGGACTTCCTATGTTCATGGGAATCCCGGGAGAGACAGCCAACGGCGTGTTCTCCGCCAACGAGTACCTGACCCGGAGCAACCTGATGAAGGCCTTCGATGATTCTTATGACACCCCCATCGTGGCAGGCAAGAAGGTTGCTGTCGTAGGCGGCGGAAACGTGGCTATGGACGCAGCCAGGACCGCCCTTCGTCTGGGCGCTGAGGTGCATATCGTATACCGCCGGAGCGAAGCAGAGCTCCCGGCCAGAGTAGAAGAGGTTCATCACGCGAAGGAAGAGGGTGTGATCTTCAATCTGCTCACCAACCCGAAGGAAATCCTGGTAGACGACAAAGGATGGGTCAAGGGTATGAAGGTGATCAAGATGGAGCTTGGCGAGCCGGATGCCTCCGGACGCCGCCGTCCGGTAGAGATCCCGGGGTCCGAGTATGAGATCGAGGTTGATACGGTCATCATGTCTCTGGGAACTTCTCCCAATCCGCTGATCGCTTCCACCACCACAGGGCTTGAGACAAACCGGAAGAAATGTATCGTGGCAGACGAAGAGAACGGTCAGACCTCCAAGGCATATGTATTTGCCGGCGGAGACGCCGTGACCGGCGCGGCTACCGTAATCCTGGCCATGGGCGCAGGAAAAGCGGGCGCGAAGGGAATCCACGAGATATTATCACAGAAATAA